The following proteins are encoded in a genomic region of Serinus canaria isolate serCan28SL12 chromosome 13, serCan2020, whole genome shotgun sequence:
- the CANX gene encoding calnexin isoform X1, with protein sequence MELKWLLCVTLLALGILAIQAHDTDEDNDADDVVDIEDDLDDGIEDVEESKSETSSAPPAPKVTYRPPVPTGEVYFVESFDKGTLDGWVLSRAKKDDTDDEIAKYDGKWEVQDMKETKLPGDKGLVMVTRAKHHAISSKLSKPFVFDTKPLIIQYEVNFQNGIECGGAYVKLLSKTPELNLDQFHDKTPYTIMFGPDKCGEDYKLHFIFRHKNPKTGKYEEKHAKRPDADLKTYFTDKKTHLYTLVLNPDNSFEILVDQTVVNSGNLLNDMSPPVNPPREIEDPNDQKPEDWDERPKIPDPDAVKPDDWDEDAPAKIADENAVKPEGWLDDEPEYVADPDAEKPEDWDEDMDGEWEAPQIANPKCETAPGCGTWQRPMIDNPNYKGKWKPPMIDNVNYQGIWKPRKIPNPDFFEDLEPFKMTPVSAVGLELWSMTSDIFFDNFIICTDRAVADDWASDGWGLKKAADGAAEPGVVGQMMAAAEERPWLWVVYILTVALPVFLVVLFCCSGKKQPSAAEYKKTDAPQPDVVDDEKEEEKDKGEKEEEEEEEDANEEKLEKQKSDADLGSASQEEEEEEEEEDRKPASEEEETVNRSPRNRKPRKD encoded by the exons ATGGAGCTGAAATGGCTACTGTGTGTGACCCTGCTAGCCCTTGGGATCCTTGCTATCCAGGCACATGATACCGATGAAGACAATGATGCTGATGATGTAGTTGATATTGAGGATGACTTGGATGATGGTATTGAGGATGTAGAAGAGTCAAAGTCTGAAACAAGCagtgctcctccagctccaaaG GTTACTTACAGGCCCCCTGTCCCAACTGGTGAAGTGTATTTTGTGGAATCTTTTGATAAAGGAACTCTGGATGG ATGGGTCCTTTCCAGAGCCAAGAAAGATGACACAGATGATGAGATTGCCAAATATGATG GTAAATGGGAAGTCCAAGACATGAAGGAAACAAAGCTTCCAGGAGACAAAGGGCTTGTAATGGTAACCCGAGCCAAGCATCATGCGATTTCGTCCAAACTTTCCAAGCCATTTGTGTTTGATACCAAACCTCTTATTATACA GTATGAAGTAAACTTCCAAAATGGAATAGAGTGTGGGGGGGCCTATGTGAAATTGCTTTCAAAAACCCCTGAGCTGAACCTG GATCAGTTCCATGACAAAACTCCATATACAATAATGTTTGGCCCTGACAAGTGTGGAGAGGACTATAAATTGCACTTCATCTTCCGGCACAAAAACCCAAAGACCGGCAAATACGAGGAAAAGCATGCAAAGCGTCCAGATGCAGATCTGAAGACTTATTTTACTGATAAAAAGACTCATCTTTATACTCTAG TCTTGAATCCTGACAATAGTTTTGAGATACTTGTCGATCAAACAGTTGTCAACAGTGGGAATTTACTAAATGATATGTCACCTCCTGTGAATCCACCCCGAGAGATTGAGGACCCAAATGACCAGAAGCCTGAGGACTGGGACGAGAGACCAAAAATCCCAGACCCAGATGCTGTTAAACCAGATGACTG GGATGAGGATGCTCCTGCAAAGATCGCGGATGAAAATGCTGTGAAACCAGAAGGCTGGCTGGATGATGAGCCAGAATATGTAGCAGATCCTGATGCTGAGAAACCTGAAGATTG GGATGAAGATATGGATGGTGAATGGGAGGCACCTCAGATTGCAAATCCTAAATGTGagacagctcctggctgtggtACCTGGCAGCGCCCAATGATTGACAATCCAAACTACAAAGGCAAATGGAAGCCTCCTATGATTGATAACGTGAACTATCAG GGTATATGGAAACCTAGAAAGATCCCAAACCCAGATTTTTTTGAAGACTTGGAACCTTTCAAGATGACTCCTGTCAGTGCTGTGGGACTTGAGTTATGGTCTATGACATCTGACATCTTTTTTGACAACTTTATTATCTGTACTGATAGAGCTGTGGCTGATGATTGGGCCAGTGATGGATGGGGACTGAAAAAAGCAGCTGATGGTGCTGCGGAG CCTGGTGTTGTGGGCCAGATGATGGCAGCTGCTGAAGAGCGTCCCTGGCTTTGGGTAGTCTACATCCTCACTGTGGCTTTGCCAGTGTTCCTTGttgtccttttctgctgttctggGAAG AAACAGCCAAGTGCTGCAGAATACAAGAAGACTGATGCTCCTCAGCCTGATGTGGTGGATgatgagaaagaagaagaaaaagataaaggggaaaaagaagaggaggaggaagaggaggacgCAAATGAGGAAAAGCTTG agaagcagaaaagtgaTGCTGATCTAGGAAGTGCTAGtcaagaggaggaagaagaggaggaggaggaagacaggAAACCTGCATCAGAG gaggaggaaacTGTGAATAGATCACCCAGAAACAGAAAGCCAAGGAAagattga
- the CANX gene encoding calnexin isoform X2: MKETKLPGDKGLVMVTRAKHHAISSKLSKPFVFDTKPLIIQYEVNFQNGIECGGAYVKLLSKTPELNLDQFHDKTPYTIMFGPDKCGEDYKLHFIFRHKNPKTGKYEEKHAKRPDADLKTYFTDKKTHLYTLVLNPDNSFEILVDQTVVNSGNLLNDMSPPVNPPREIEDPNDQKPEDWDERPKIPDPDAVKPDDWDEDAPAKIADENAVKPEGWLDDEPEYVADPDAEKPEDWDEDMDGEWEAPQIANPKCETAPGCGTWQRPMIDNPNYKGKWKPPMIDNVNYQGIWKPRKIPNPDFFEDLEPFKMTPVSAVGLELWSMTSDIFFDNFIICTDRAVADDWASDGWGLKKAADGAAEPGVVGQMMAAAEERPWLWVVYILTVALPVFLVVLFCCSGKKQPSAAEYKKTDAPQPDVVDDEKEEEKDKGEKEEEEEEEDANEEKLEKQKSDADLGSASQEEEEEEEEEDRKPASEEEETVNRSPRNRKPRKD; this comes from the exons ATGAAGGAAACAAAGCTTCCAGGAGACAAAGGGCTTGTAATGGTAACCCGAGCCAAGCATCATGCGATTTCGTCCAAACTTTCCAAGCCATTTGTGTTTGATACCAAACCTCTTATTATACA GTATGAAGTAAACTTCCAAAATGGAATAGAGTGTGGGGGGGCCTATGTGAAATTGCTTTCAAAAACCCCTGAGCTGAACCTG GATCAGTTCCATGACAAAACTCCATATACAATAATGTTTGGCCCTGACAAGTGTGGAGAGGACTATAAATTGCACTTCATCTTCCGGCACAAAAACCCAAAGACCGGCAAATACGAGGAAAAGCATGCAAAGCGTCCAGATGCAGATCTGAAGACTTATTTTACTGATAAAAAGACTCATCTTTATACTCTAG TCTTGAATCCTGACAATAGTTTTGAGATACTTGTCGATCAAACAGTTGTCAACAGTGGGAATTTACTAAATGATATGTCACCTCCTGTGAATCCACCCCGAGAGATTGAGGACCCAAATGACCAGAAGCCTGAGGACTGGGACGAGAGACCAAAAATCCCAGACCCAGATGCTGTTAAACCAGATGACTG GGATGAGGATGCTCCTGCAAAGATCGCGGATGAAAATGCTGTGAAACCAGAAGGCTGGCTGGATGATGAGCCAGAATATGTAGCAGATCCTGATGCTGAGAAACCTGAAGATTG GGATGAAGATATGGATGGTGAATGGGAGGCACCTCAGATTGCAAATCCTAAATGTGagacagctcctggctgtggtACCTGGCAGCGCCCAATGATTGACAATCCAAACTACAAAGGCAAATGGAAGCCTCCTATGATTGATAACGTGAACTATCAG GGTATATGGAAACCTAGAAAGATCCCAAACCCAGATTTTTTTGAAGACTTGGAACCTTTCAAGATGACTCCTGTCAGTGCTGTGGGACTTGAGTTATGGTCTATGACATCTGACATCTTTTTTGACAACTTTATTATCTGTACTGATAGAGCTGTGGCTGATGATTGGGCCAGTGATGGATGGGGACTGAAAAAAGCAGCTGATGGTGCTGCGGAG CCTGGTGTTGTGGGCCAGATGATGGCAGCTGCTGAAGAGCGTCCCTGGCTTTGGGTAGTCTACATCCTCACTGTGGCTTTGCCAGTGTTCCTTGttgtccttttctgctgttctggGAAG AAACAGCCAAGTGCTGCAGAATACAAGAAGACTGATGCTCCTCAGCCTGATGTGGTGGATgatgagaaagaagaagaaaaagataaaggggaaaaagaagaggaggaggaagaggaggacgCAAATGAGGAAAAGCTTG agaagcagaaaagtgaTGCTGATCTAGGAAGTGCTAGtcaagaggaggaagaagaggaggaggaggaagacaggAAACCTGCATCAGAG gaggaggaaacTGTGAATAGATCACCCAGAAACAGAAAGCCAAGGAAagattga